Proteins encoded by one window of Microcebus murinus isolate Inina chromosome 2, M.murinus_Inina_mat1.0, whole genome shotgun sequence:
- the SRSF4 gene encoding serine/arginine-rich splicing factor 4 encodes MPRVYIGRLSYQARERDVERFFKGYGKILEVDLKNGYGFVEFDDLRDADDAVYELNGKDLCGERVIVEHARGPRRDGSYGSGRSGYGYRRSGRDKYGPPTRTEYRLIVENLSSRCSWQDLKDYMRQAGEVTYADAHKGRKNEGVIEFVSYSDMKRALEKLDGTEVNGRKIRLVEDKPGSRRRRSYSRSRSHSRSRSRSRHSRKSRSRSGSSKSSHSKSRSRSRSGSHSRSKSRSRSQSRSRSKKEKSRSPSKDNKSRSRSRSAGKSRSKSKDQAEEKIQNNDSAGKSKSRSPSRHKSKSKSRSRSQERRAEEEKRGSVSRSRSQEKGRSQEKGLLKSRSHSRSRGGSRSRSRSKSKDKSKGRKRSREESRSRSRSRSKSERSRKRGSKRDSKAGSSKKKKKEDTDRSQSRSPSRSVSKEREHAKSESGQREGRGESEDAGTNQETRSRSRSNSKSKPNLPSESRSRSKSASKTRSRSKSRSRSASRSPSRSRSRSHSRS; translated from the exons ATATGGTTTTGTGGAGTTTGATGATCTGCGAGATGCAGATGACGCTGTTTATGAACTGAATGGCAAAGACCTTTGTGGTGAGCGAGTAATTGTTGAGCATGCCCGAGGTCCACGTCGAGATGGCAGTTACGGTTCTGGACGCA GTGGATATGGTTATAGAAGAAGTGGCCGAGATAAATATGGCCCTCCTACGCGCACAGAGTACAGACTTATTGTGGAGAATTTGTCAAGTCGGTGCAGTTGGCAAGACCTAAAG gattATATGCGTCAGGCAGGAGAAGTGACTTATGCAGATGCTCATAAGGGACGCAAAAATGAAGGGGTGATTGAATTTGTATCTTACTCTGATATGAAAAGAGCTTTGGAAAAGTTGGATGGAACTGAAGTCAATGGCAGAAAAATCAGATTAGTTGAAGACAAGCCAGGTTCCAGACGACGCCGATCCTACTCCAGGAGCCGGAGCCATTCAAG GTCTCGCTCTCGAAGCAGACATTCCCGTAAGAGCAGAAGCCGAAGTGGCAGCAGCAAAAGCAGTCATTCTAAGAGTAGATCCCGGTCCAG GTCGGGCTCCCACTCCCGGAGCAAGAGCCGCAGCCGCAGCCAGAGCCGGAGTCGGAGCAAGAAGGAGAAAAGCAGGAGCCCCAGCAAAGACAACAAGAGCCGCAGTCGCAGCCGCAGCGCGGGCAAGAGCCGCAGCAAGAGCAAAGACCAAGCCGAAGAGAAGATCCAGAACAATGACAGCgccgggaagtccaagagccGGAGTCCCAGTAGGCACAAAAGTAAAAGCAAGAGTCGGAGCAGAAGTcaggagaggagagcagaggaggagaaGCGAGGGAGCGTGAGCAGGAGCCGGAGccaggagaagggcaggagcCAGGAGAAGGGCCTCCTCAAGAGTCGCAGCCACAGCCGCAGCAGAGGGGGCAGCAGGAGCCGCAGCCGCAGCAAGAGCAAGGACAAGAGCAAGGGCAGGAAGAGAAGCAGGGAGGAGAGCCGCAGCCGCAGTCGCAGCCGCAGCAAGAGCGAGAGGAGCAGAAAGCGAGGCAGCAAGCGAGACAGCAAGGCAGGCAGcagcaagaagaagaagaaggaagacacTGACCGCTCCCAGTCCCGATCCCCGTCCCGCTCGGTGTCAAAGGAGCGGGAACACGCCAAGTCTGAGTCTGGCCAGAGGGAAGGCCGAGGGGAGAGTGAGGATGCTGGCACCAATCAGGAGACCCGGTCTAGGTCAAGATCGAATTCCAAATCGAAACCAAACCTTCCGTCAGAATCACGCTCCAGATCAAAGTCGGCTTCAAAAACCCGGTCTCGGTCCAAGTCTCGGTCCAGGTCTGCTTCCAGATCGCCCTCTCGATCTAGATCTAGGTCCCACTCAAGGTCCTAA